One region of Catenuloplanes indicus genomic DNA includes:
- a CDS encoding Trp biosynthesis-associated membrane protein: MPEATAPEVTAPGTTGRRAFTLALLLCAAGAGLALYAVSRVWLVEVTGRAAPLPPLRTERTGSDLLVWLSPLAVVSLAGAGALIATRALVRRAIGGLLAAMGVAIGAGAATELGAGLWPALTLLGGAAVAVAGAWAAARGADWPSLGARYERPAVAAAERAPAVNAPRGTRQAWDALDRGEDPTD; the protein is encoded by the coding sequence GTGCCCGAGGCGACCGCGCCCGAGGTGACCGCGCCCGGCACCACCGGCCGGCGCGCGTTCACGCTCGCGCTGCTGCTCTGCGCGGCCGGTGCGGGTCTGGCGCTCTACGCGGTGTCGCGCGTGTGGCTGGTCGAGGTGACCGGCCGGGCGGCCCCGCTGCCGCCGCTGCGCACCGAACGTACCGGCTCGGACCTGCTGGTCTGGCTGTCGCCGCTGGCGGTGGTGTCGCTGGCCGGCGCGGGCGCGCTGATCGCCACGCGCGCGCTGGTCCGGCGCGCGATCGGCGGCCTGCTGGCCGCAATGGGCGTGGCGATCGGGGCCGGTGCGGCGACCGAGCTGGGCGCGGGTCTCTGGCCGGCGCTGACGCTGCTCGGCGGCGCCGCGGTGGCGGTGGCCGGTGCCTGGGCCGCGGCCCGCGGCGCGGACTGGCCGTCGCTCGGCGCACGCTACGAGCGCCCGGCCGTCGCCGCGGCGGAGCGGGCGCCGGCGGTCAACGCCCCGCGTGGCACCCGCCAGGCGTGGGATGCGCTGGACCGGGGCGAGGACCCGACGGACTGA
- the hisI gene encoding phosphoribosyl-AMP cyclohydrolase translates to MSRPQGGSSRPRGDARESRAVPDTTDSAPPMLDPTIAARLRRTDDGLIAAVVREHGTGEVLMLAWMDDEALRRTLATGHATYWSRSRNEYWVKGETSGHRQYVRAAALDCDGDALLLTVEQVGPACHTGTHSCFSDDLPVHEGAHA, encoded by the coding sequence ATGTCGCGACCGCAGGGCGGGTCATCGCGCCCGCGGGGCGATGCGAGAGAATCGAGAGCTGTGCCCGACACCACTGATTCCGCACCCCCCATGCTGGACCCGACCATCGCCGCGCGGCTGCGCCGTACCGATGACGGGCTGATCGCCGCCGTGGTGCGCGAGCACGGCACCGGCGAGGTGCTGATGCTGGCCTGGATGGACGACGAGGCGCTGCGGCGGACGCTGGCCACCGGGCACGCCACCTACTGGTCGCGCAGCCGGAACGAGTACTGGGTGAAGGGCGAGACGTCCGGCCACCGGCAGTACGTGCGGGCGGCCGCGCTGGACTGCGACGGCGACGCGCTGCTGCTCACGGTCGAGCAGGTCGGCCCGGCCTGCCACACCGGCACCCACAGCTGCTTCAGCGACGACCTGCCCGTGCACGAGGGGGCCCACGCATGA
- the trpB gene encoding tryptophan synthase subunit beta — protein MTAPALPDLAGHFGRFGGRFVPEALIAALDELDAAYRSARTDPAFQAEFGGLLRDYAGTPSLLYSARRLSERLGARILLKREDLNHTGAHKVRNVLGQALLAKRMGKRRVIAETGAGQHGVASATAAALLDLECVVYMGEVDTERQALNVARMRMLGATVVPVTNGSRTLKDALNEALRDWVASVQTTHYLLGTAAGPAPFPELVRDFVGGIGVEARAQCLELTGALPDAVAACVGGGSNAIGIFHAFVPDSSVRLYGFEAGGDGVETGRHAASITGGTAGVLHGARTYILQDEDGQTVESHSISAGLDYPGVGPEHSWLHDTGRASYTPVTDREAMDAFQLLCRTEGIIPAIESAHALAGAAKVIPALREELGREPVVIVNLSGRGDKDVHTAGAYFGILDQHETIVPEENL, from the coding sequence ATGACCGCCCCGGCCCTGCCCGACCTCGCCGGCCACTTCGGTCGCTTCGGCGGCCGGTTCGTGCCGGAGGCGCTGATCGCGGCCCTGGACGAGCTGGACGCGGCGTACCGGTCCGCGAGGACCGACCCGGCGTTCCAGGCGGAGTTCGGCGGCTTGCTGCGCGACTACGCGGGCACGCCGTCACTGCTCTACTCCGCGCGGCGGCTGTCCGAACGGCTCGGCGCGCGCATCCTGCTCAAGCGCGAGGACCTGAACCACACCGGCGCGCACAAGGTGCGCAACGTGCTCGGCCAGGCGCTGCTCGCGAAGCGGATGGGCAAGCGGCGGGTCATCGCGGAGACCGGGGCCGGCCAGCACGGCGTCGCCTCGGCCACCGCGGCCGCGCTGCTCGACCTCGAGTGCGTGGTCTACATGGGCGAGGTCGACACCGAGCGGCAGGCGCTGAACGTGGCCCGCATGCGCATGCTCGGCGCCACCGTCGTGCCGGTCACGAACGGCTCGCGCACGCTCAAGGACGCGCTCAACGAGGCGCTGCGCGACTGGGTCGCCAGCGTGCAGACCACGCACTACCTGCTCGGCACCGCGGCCGGCCCGGCGCCGTTCCCGGAGCTGGTCCGCGACTTCGTCGGCGGGATCGGCGTCGAGGCGCGCGCGCAGTGCCTGGAGCTGACCGGCGCGCTGCCGGACGCGGTCGCCGCGTGCGTCGGCGGTGGGTCGAACGCGATCGGCATCTTCCACGCGTTCGTGCCGGACTCCTCTGTCCGGCTGTACGGCTTCGAGGCCGGCGGCGACGGCGTGGAGACCGGGCGGCATGCGGCGTCGATCACCGGTGGCACCGCCGGTGTGCTGCACGGCGCGCGCACCTACATCCTGCAGGACGAGGACGGGCAGACCGTCGAGTCGCACTCGATCTCGGCCGGCCTGGACTACCCGGGCGTCGGCCCGGAGCACTCCTGGCTGCACGACACCGGGCGCGCGTCCTACACGCCGGTCACCGACCGGGAGGCGATGGACGCGTTCCAGCTGCTCTGCCGTACCGAGGGGATCATCCCGGCGATCGAGAGCGCGCACGCGCTGGCCGGTGCCGCGAAGGTGATCCCGGCGTTGCGCGAGGAGCTCGGCCGCGAGCCGGTCGTGATCGTCAACCTGTCCGGGCGCGGCGACA
- a CDS encoding anthranilate synthase component I gives MTTGAVQPDEATFRARVREHRVVPVTRKLLADAETPVGVYRKLAGGPGTFLLESAEQGAASAGTAWSRYSFIGVRSAATLTERDGRAEWLGTPPAGVPVTGEPIEVLRATVEALRGGNDDGPPLTGGMVGYLAYDVIRRIERLPEIAENDLRLPEIGMMLATDLVVLDHYEGSATLVANAIVAADADDAEVTAAYHHAIGRLDSMTTALSRPTPPTVSTVERAERPQPHSRTPDGGYPKAVEIAKEAIRDGECFQIVVAQRFERPTSADPLDVYRVLRTTNPSPYMYLLRFDGFDIVGSSPEAHLKVDGRRAMLHPIAGTRPRGATPAEDAALAAELLADPKERAEHVMLVDLGRNDLGRVCRPGTVQVPEFATIERYSHVMHIVSTVTGELSEDRTAFDALAATFPAGTLSGAPKVRAMEIIEGLEPTRRGLYGGTVGYFGFGGDMDMAIAIRTALLRDGHAYVGAGAGIVADSDPAAEEQETRNKAAAVLAAIAAAETLRPAR, from the coding sequence ATGACCACCGGTGCCGTCCAGCCCGACGAGGCCACGTTCCGCGCGCGCGTCCGCGAGCACCGCGTCGTACCCGTGACCAGGAAACTGCTCGCGGACGCGGAGACGCCGGTCGGCGTCTACCGGAAGCTGGCCGGTGGCCCCGGCACGTTCCTGCTGGAGTCCGCGGAGCAGGGCGCGGCCTCGGCGGGTACGGCCTGGTCGCGCTACTCGTTCATCGGCGTGCGCAGCGCCGCCACGCTGACCGAGCGGGACGGCCGCGCGGAATGGCTCGGCACGCCGCCGGCCGGGGTGCCGGTGACCGGCGAGCCGATCGAGGTGCTGCGCGCCACGGTCGAGGCGCTGCGCGGTGGCAACGACGACGGCCCCCCGCTCACCGGCGGCATGGTCGGCTACCTCGCGTACGACGTGATCCGCCGGATCGAGCGGCTGCCCGAGATCGCGGAGAACGACCTGCGGCTGCCGGAGATCGGCATGATGCTGGCGACCGACCTGGTGGTGCTGGACCACTACGAGGGTTCGGCGACGCTGGTGGCGAACGCGATCGTGGCCGCGGACGCGGACGACGCCGAGGTCACCGCCGCGTACCACCACGCGATCGGCCGGCTCGACTCGATGACGACCGCGCTGTCCCGCCCGACGCCGCCGACGGTGTCGACCGTGGAGCGGGCGGAAAGGCCACAACCGCACAGCCGTACGCCGGACGGCGGTTACCCGAAGGCCGTGGAGATCGCGAAGGAGGCGATCCGGGACGGCGAGTGCTTCCAGATCGTGGTCGCGCAGCGGTTCGAGCGCCCGACCTCCGCGGACCCGCTGGACGTCTACCGGGTGTTGCGGACCACGAACCCGAGCCCGTACATGTACCTGCTGCGGTTCGACGGCTTCGACATCGTGGGTTCGTCGCCGGAGGCGCACCTGAAGGTCGACGGGCGCCGGGCGATGCTGCACCCGATCGCGGGCACGCGTCCGCGCGGCGCCACCCCGGCCGAGGACGCGGCGCTGGCCGCGGAGCTGCTGGCCGACCCGAAGGAACGGGCCGAGCACGTCATGCTGGTCGACCTGGGACGCAACGACCTGGGCCGGGTGTGCCGGCCGGGCACGGTGCAGGTGCCGGAGTTCGCCACCATCGAGCGGTACAGCCACGTGATGCACATCGTCAGCACGGTGACCGGCGAGCTGAGCGAGGACCGGACCGCGTTCGACGCGCTGGCCGCCACGTTCCCGGCCGGTACGCTCTCCGGCGCGCCGAAGGTCCGGGCCATGGAGATCATCGAGGGTCTGGAGCCGACCCGGCGCGGCCTGTACGGCGGCACGGTGGGCTACTTCGGCTTCGGCGGCGACATGGACATGGCGATCGCGATCCGGACCGCGCTGCTCCGCGACGGGCATGCGTACGTGGGCGCGGGCGCGGGCATCGTGGCCGACTCGGACCCGGCCGCGGAGGAGCAGGAGACGCGCAACAAGGCCGCGGCCGTGCTCGCCGCGATCGCCGCCGCCGAGACGCTCCGGCCGGCCCGGTGA
- the trpC gene encoding indole-3-glycerol phosphate synthase TrpC produces the protein MLDEILAGVREDVETRQQQVPLERLREMCAEAAPPIDAYAALRKPGVGVIAEVKRASPSKGPLAEIPDPAVLASDYAAGGARVISVLTEGRWFGGSLADLDSVRAAVDVPILRKDFVVSSYQVHEARAHGADLVLLIVAALEQNALVGLLERIESLGMTALVEVHDEDETDRALEAGAKVIGVNARNLRTLEVDRTVFERIAPGLPNEVVKIAESGVRGPHDLIRYASAGADAVLVGEGLVTQSSPRDAVAALVNAGNHPATPRPAR, from the coding sequence GTGCTCGACGAGATCCTGGCCGGTGTGCGCGAGGACGTCGAGACCCGTCAGCAGCAGGTACCGCTGGAGCGTCTGAGAGAGATGTGCGCCGAGGCGGCGCCGCCGATCGACGCGTACGCCGCGCTGCGCAAGCCCGGCGTCGGCGTGATCGCCGAGGTCAAGCGCGCGTCCCCGTCGAAGGGACCGCTCGCGGAGATCCCCGACCCGGCGGTGCTGGCGAGCGACTACGCGGCGGGCGGCGCGCGGGTGATCAGCGTGCTGACCGAGGGCCGCTGGTTCGGCGGCTCGCTGGCCGATCTCGACTCCGTGCGCGCGGCCGTGGACGTGCCGATCCTGCGCAAGGACTTCGTGGTCTCCAGCTACCAGGTGCACGAGGCGCGCGCGCACGGTGCCGACCTGGTGCTGCTGATCGTCGCGGCGCTGGAGCAGAACGCACTGGTCGGTCTGCTGGAGCGGATCGAGTCGCTGGGCATGACCGCGCTGGTCGAGGTGCACGACGAGGACGAGACGGACCGCGCGCTGGAAGCCGGCGCGAAGGTGATCGGCGTGAACGCGCGCAATCTGCGCACGCTCGAGGTCGACCGGACCGTGTTCGAGCGGATCGCGCCCGGCCTGCCGAACGAGGTGGTCAAGATCGCCGAGTCGGGCGTGCGCGGCCCGCACGACCTGATCCGGTACGCGTCCGCCGGTGCCGACGCGGTGCTGGTCGGCGAGGGTCTGGTGACCCAGAGCAGCCCGCGGGACGCGGTGGCCGCGCTGGTCAACGCCGGCAACCACCCGGCGACGCCGAGGCCGGCCCGATGA